From the Polaribacter gangjinensis genome, the window TATTTTTTTCAATGATGATAGTTTTATTAGTTTCTATTTTTCCTGATTTGGTATCAATCAATTTTCCACATAAAATATGTGTTGTTTGGGCAATGCTAGTTTGAATCAAAAAAAGTGCACTTAGAAATAAGAATATTTTTTTCATTTGGATTATTTTAGTTTCTAAATGTATGAAAATTTGAGTAATTTGCTGAATAAATTTTTGATAGATGAAACATGTAATTATTACAGGAACTAGTAGAGGAATTGGATTTGAATTGGCAAAAATCTTCGCAAACAATGGACATAAAGTATTGGCAATTTCTAGAAATACTACCCCTTTATCAAAAATAAATCATGAAAATATCACTACAATTTCTGTGGATGTTTCTAAAACATCTGATTTGAAAAAAATTAGCGAATTTGTAGAAATCAATTGGAAAAAAGTAGATATTCTCATCAATAATGCAGGGAAACTCATCAATAAACCTTTTACTGAATTAACTACTGACGATTTTTTAGAAGTGTATAAAGTAAATGTTTTCGGAGTTGCTGAACTTACCAAAAATATGATTCCGTTTTTGCAAAAAGGCAGTCATGTAGTAACAATCAGTTCTATGGGTGGAATTCAAGGAAGTATGAAATTTCCGGGTTTAGCGGCCTATTCATCTGCAAAAGGCGCAGTAATTACCTTATCAGAATTGTTGGCTGAAGAATACAAAGAGCAGCAAATTGCATTCAATGTTTTGGCAATTGGAGCTGTTCAAACTGAAATGTTAGCAGAAGCATTCCCTGATTATAAAGCGCCACTTTCTGCTACAGAAATGGCTGAATATATGTATGATTTTGCTTTGAATGGCAACAAATTTTATAACGGAAAAGTATTGCAAGTTTCCTCAACAACACCATAGTTTTTGAAATCAGATTATCAAAATTACATTCCGATAAAAGCCATTCCTTTTGTTGACTTTTTAGTTGAAAAACATTCTTTTGCGCTAAAAATTGTCAATGAAAGAGCTACCAAACATGGAGATTTTAGAAAACTTCCGAATGGAAAATTTCAAATAACTATCAATAATAATCTGAATAAATATCAATTTTTATTGACATTGGTTCACGAAATTGCACATCATGTTACCCATGAAAAATTTGGTAGAGCACAACCTCATGGAAAAGAATGGAAAACGGTTTTCCAGCATTTGATGTTGCCTTTTTTACATCCTGAAATTTATCCTCCAGAGATTTTAAGACCTTTAGCAACCTACTTAAAAAATCCAAAAGCGAGTACAGATGCAGATGCTAAATTATCACTTGCCTTGAGAGGTAATGAAGCTGAATCTGGAAAATTATTTGTTTTTAACATTCCGAATGGAGGTTTTTTTGAATTTAAAAACACCATCTACAAACGTGGAAATCAACGAAGAACAAGGATTGAATGCCAGAATATCAAAACACATAAAAACTACTTATTTCATCAAAATGTTGAAGTAACAGAAGTTTTTAGCAACTAATTTATTCTAAAACTATCTTTCTCTTTTGATAAATAATGTATCCAATTTCATTTCTTTTTGAAGCCAAGCACGCAATTCTGATTCTTTAAGATTGATGGTAGTTTCAAGTGTTTTTGGATTCCATTTAACTGTTGCAATCGGAATTGTATCAATTTTTATAAAATCTTTTGAGTACAGCATTTTTGCAAAGCCAATTTGCTCAACCTCACTATATCTTATCTTTACATCTTTCGCAATTCTACTAAAAGCTATTGCTTTTTTGTCTTTTGCAAGCGCATCTTGCTCTATACGTGTATTGAGTTGAAAAATGGTTTGCTGTAGAAGTGAAATTTCATTTTCAAGTTCAGTAATTCTCTCTTTACTTTGTTGTAATTCCTCTCTTTTTTCTTTGTAAGCAGTAGTTATCAACTCGAAACTTTTAGTATCACTTCCTTTAATTTTCAATTTAAAATCAGCCAAATTCGGATACAAAATGTTTTTAGTCAATTCATTATTTAGGTCGTTTTTTGTAGCATCAGAAACTTCATTGAAAAAATTTAATAATATTTCTTTATTTTCTAAATCTTTCTCCCAATCAATTAAAGTTAAAGATTCGTTTTCTTTGATTTCATTTTTAATAAAATTAAAAATTTGATTGTTGATTTTATTTTCATTAAAAACCTTTACAAAGGTAAAAATTGCAGGAATCATTACTAATATTCCAATAATTGTTGCCATGGTTGCATATTGTTTTCTCTTTTTTGCATTGGCATATTCAAACATTGGAAAATTCAATAATTTCAGTACCAAAAAAGTTGCTAAGGCAATAAAAATTGCATTGATTGTGAACAAATACATAGCTCCAATAAAGTAGGAAAAATTCCCTTTTGCCAATCCATAACCAGCAGTACAAAGAGGAGGCATTAAAGCTGTGGCAATGGCAACACCAAAAATCACTGAAGCAATAGTTCCTTTTTTTGTTTTCGCAACCATTAAGGCTGTCCCACCAAAAAATGCAATCAATACATCACGAATATCTGGACTAACTCTTCCTAATAATTCTGAGGTATCTTCACTTAAAGGAAAAAGATAAAAAAACATGAAAGATGCAAACAAACTCAGCACAATCATCACACCCAAATTTTTGACTGATTTTTTTAAGGTATTGATATCATTCAAAGCAAAAGACATTCCTATTCCTAAAATAGGTCCCATTAGAGGAGAGATCAACATGGCTCCAATAACAACTGCTGTTGAGTTTGCATTTAAGCCAATAGAGGCCACAAATACAGCGAAAATCAAAATCCAAGCAGTTGCACCTTTAAAAGTGATATCGG encodes:
- a CDS encoding SDR family NAD(P)-dependent oxidoreductase, whose amino-acid sequence is MKHVIITGTSRGIGFELAKIFANNGHKVLAISRNTTPLSKINHENITTISVDVSKTSDLKKISEFVEINWKKVDILINNAGKLINKPFTELTTDDFLEVYKVNVFGVAELTKNMIPFLQKGSHVVTISSMGGIQGSMKFPGLAAYSSAKGAVITLSELLAEEYKEQQIAFNVLAIGAVQTEMLAEAFPDYKAPLSATEMAEYMYDFALNGNKFYNGKVLQVSSTTP
- a CDS encoding DUF389 domain-containing protein, whose translation is MREDFTNQNGKNEEKTISENKKEDFSRVFTHAKTFLNNLFDFRDDTDHEATIEAIKADITFKGATAWILIFAVFVASIGLNANSTAVVIGAMLISPLMGPILGIGMSFALNDINTLKKSVKNLGVMIVLSLFASFMFFYLFPLSEDTSELLGRVSPDIRDVLIAFFGGTALMVAKTKKGTIASVIFGVAIATALMPPLCTAGYGLAKGNFSYFIGAMYLFTINAIFIALATFLVLKLLNFPMFEYANAKKRKQYATMATIIGILVMIPAIFTFVKVFNENKINNQIFNFIKNEIKENESLTLIDWEKDLENKEILLNFFNEVSDATKNDLNNELTKNILYPNLADFKLKIKGSDTKSFELITTAYKEKREELQQSKERITELENEISLLQQTIFQLNTRIEQDALAKDKKAIAFSRIAKDVKIRYSEVEQIGFAKMLYSKDFIKIDTIPIATVKWNPKTLETTINLKESELRAWLQKEMKLDTLFIKRER
- a CDS encoding SprT-like domain-containing protein, which gives rise to MKSDYQNYIPIKAIPFVDFLVEKHSFALKIVNERATKHGDFRKLPNGKFQITINNNLNKYQFLLTLVHEIAHHVTHEKFGRAQPHGKEWKTVFQHLMLPFLHPEIYPPEILRPLATYLKNPKASTDADAKLSLALRGNEAESGKLFVFNIPNGGFFEFKNTIYKRGNQRRTRIECQNIKTHKNYLFHQNVEVTEVFSN